From a single Microbacterium murale genomic region:
- a CDS encoding GNAT family N-acetyltransferase produces MSAVAQPEVIIRPVRDVDAEALGRVHAQCWHETYDHLVSKAALERVSPRRMAELWTHWAAQGDDFSMSAALVDGEIVGFVGSGPARDKDAPAFRELYFIYLLDQWHSTGLGQKLFDAAVKKDEPLYLWVAEDNPRAHRFYVRNGFTLDGASHTEPFLGETLTEVRFVR; encoded by the coding sequence ATGAGCGCCGTAGCCCAGCCTGAAGTCATCATCCGTCCGGTCCGCGATGTGGATGCGGAAGCACTGGGTCGCGTGCACGCACAGTGCTGGCACGAGACCTACGACCACCTGGTCAGCAAGGCTGCGCTGGAGCGCGTGTCCCCCCGCCGCATGGCCGAGCTCTGGACGCACTGGGCAGCGCAGGGCGACGACTTCAGCATGAGCGCAGCGCTCGTCGACGGTGAGATCGTCGGCTTCGTCGGCTCCGGACCTGCGCGCGACAAGGATGCGCCGGCGTTCCGCGAGCTGTACTTCATCTACCTGCTCGACCAGTGGCACTCCACCGGCCTCGGCCAGAAGCTCTTCGACGCGGCTGTGAAGAAAGACGAGCCGCTGTACCTCTGGGTGGCGGAGGACAACCCCCGGGCCCACCGCTTCTACGTGCGCAACGGTTTCACGCTCGACGGCGCGAGCCACACCGAGCCCTTCCTCGGCGAGACGCTCACCGAAGTCCGCTTCGTTCGCTGA
- a CDS encoding cytochrome b/b6 domain-containing protein: MAAQKLRQGLPRVIGGEPWPPAGDVEVADAAVKVAAAAAPSGADERAERVEETAPVAEASAPAAGEGFDSLAVAHPVSSAAAAPPSLNDPQGMRRGLPRTPGGEPWPPAGAAQAVAVAPATAAAPAASAPTAASAPTRVAPGEGEATERKRVPRTERVETSAPAPASGIGEALRRGLPRTAGGDPWPHAGMAAPAAVTVAVEEDVEAPADLIEASDIPASTAVETVDVSTPLPFQRTVFPGKNAFTRPAAATEPARMGPFTKGQWAGVVIVGGAGLLGAAAMAVLFVRWLLSLSGMQDFLQTYPGEYHLPEGAPVGFPGWLGWQHFFNVFLMVLIIRSGLSVRHDKRPTAFWTARGNAKSKISLTLWFHQSLDILWLVNGIVFVVLLFVTGQWMRVIPTSWEVFPNALSAALQYVSLDWPTENGWVNYNSLQQLAYGATIFIAAPLAAVTGVRMSGIWPKNATRLNKAYPVEWARAVHFPVMLYFVVFIAIHVFLVFATGALRNLNHMYAVQGSTDPNAYADNWTGFWFLVASLVVIAAAWIAARPMVLAPIAKLFGNVSAR; the protein is encoded by the coding sequence ATGGCTGCGCAGAAACTGCGACAGGGACTGCCAAGGGTCATCGGTGGAGAGCCGTGGCCTCCGGCCGGTGACGTCGAGGTGGCGGATGCCGCGGTGAAAGTCGCGGCGGCCGCTGCCCCATCAGGGGCCGATGAGCGAGCGGAGCGAGTCGAAGAAACCGCTCCGGTCGCCGAAGCATCTGCCCCTGCTGCTGGGGAGGGCTTCGACTCCCTGGCGGTCGCTCACCCCGTTTCGTCTGCGGCGGCTGCGCCGCCTTCGCTCAACGACCCGCAGGGCATGCGCCGTGGTCTTCCGCGAACACCGGGCGGGGAGCCGTGGCCTCCCGCTGGTGCCGCCCAGGCTGTCGCCGTCGCGCCTGCGACAGCCGCTGCCCCTGCGGCCTCAGCTCCCACCGCAGCCTCCGCTCCGACTCGGGTCGCCCCGGGAGAGGGCGAAGCGACCGAGAGGAAGAGAGTCCCGCGGACGGAGCGAGTCGAAACCTCGGCTCCCGCGCCTGCATCCGGTATCGGCGAAGCCCTCCGCCGTGGCCTGCCTCGCACGGCCGGCGGCGATCCCTGGCCTCATGCCGGCATGGCTGCGCCCGCCGCCGTGACGGTCGCAGTCGAGGAAGATGTCGAAGCACCGGCCGATCTCATCGAGGCATCCGATATCCCGGCATCCACCGCCGTCGAGACGGTCGATGTCAGCACTCCGTTGCCGTTCCAGCGCACCGTGTTCCCCGGCAAGAACGCGTTCACTCGCCCCGCAGCCGCCACGGAGCCGGCGCGCATGGGTCCCTTCACCAAGGGGCAGTGGGCAGGCGTCGTGATCGTGGGCGGTGCCGGTCTGCTCGGTGCGGCGGCGATGGCTGTGCTGTTCGTGCGCTGGCTGCTGAGTCTGTCGGGTATGCAGGACTTCCTGCAGACCTACCCCGGTGAGTACCACTTGCCCGAGGGGGCGCCGGTGGGCTTCCCGGGGTGGCTGGGCTGGCAGCACTTCTTCAACGTGTTCCTGATGGTGCTGATCATCCGTTCGGGCCTCAGCGTGCGCCACGACAAACGCCCGACCGCGTTCTGGACCGCGCGCGGCAACGCGAAGAGCAAGATCAGCCTGACACTTTGGTTCCATCAGTCGCTCGACATCCTGTGGCTGGTGAACGGCATCGTGTTCGTCGTGCTGCTGTTCGTGACCGGTCAGTGGATGCGGGTGATCCCCACCAGCTGGGAGGTCTTCCCGAACGCGCTGTCAGCTGCGCTGCAGTACGTGTCGCTGGACTGGCCGACCGAGAACGGGTGGGTGAACTACAACTCCCTGCAGCAGCTCGCCTACGGCGCGACGATCTTCATCGCCGCCCCTCTCGCCGCCGTCACCGGTGTGCGCATGAGCGGCATCTGGCCGAAGAATGCGACCAGGCTCAACAAGGCGTATCCGGTCGAGTGGGCGCGCGCCGTGCACTTCCCGGTGATGCTGTACTTCGTGGTGTTCATCGCGATCCATGTGTTCCTCGTGTTCGCGACGGGTGCTCTGCGGAACCTCAACCACATGTATGCGGTTCAGGGCTCGACCGACCCGAACGCCTACGCGGACAACTGGACCGGCTTCTGGTTCCTGGTGGCATCACTCGTCGTGATCGCAGCCGCGTGGATCGCCGCACGTCCGATGGTGCTGGCCCCGATCGCGAAGCTGTTCGGGAACGTGTCGGCCCGCTGA
- a CDS encoding electron transfer flavoprotein subunit alpha/FixB family protein, which translates to MMSYPDNSILVLVDVTPAGDAASSTAALIGAASTIGSPVALVPGGSPKAVDAAAAAGASVVLTSGVDVDSLTVPLVDALQAAYQRVQPDAVLISNSIAGRDVAGRLAVREKLALSVDAVGVSRDDEGIVAHHSVYGGAFLVDSAPTYGASIITVRQGAVDARAEAVASPVVEPLEVTASGAAAAKAGATEMVEAESSRPELRGASKVVSGGRGLGSKEQFVLVEQLADALGAAIGASRAAVDAGYIPYAHQVGQTGVSVSPQLYVAVGISGAIQHRAGMQTAKTIVAINKDGEAPIFDVADFGIVGDLFKIVPQVVEALEARKK; encoded by the coding sequence ATGATGAGCTACCCCGACAACTCGATCCTCGTCCTCGTGGATGTGACACCCGCCGGTGACGCCGCCAGTTCGACTGCTGCGCTCATCGGTGCCGCATCGACGATCGGATCTCCGGTTGCCCTGGTGCCCGGCGGATCACCGAAAGCCGTGGATGCTGCTGCTGCCGCCGGCGCGTCGGTCGTTCTGACCTCTGGCGTCGATGTCGACTCTCTCACCGTGCCACTGGTGGACGCACTGCAGGCGGCGTACCAGCGCGTGCAGCCTGACGCCGTGCTGATCTCGAACTCGATCGCCGGTCGTGATGTCGCCGGTCGTCTCGCGGTGCGAGAGAAGCTCGCCCTTTCGGTGGATGCTGTCGGCGTCTCCCGTGACGACGAGGGCATCGTCGCGCACCACTCCGTGTACGGCGGAGCGTTCCTCGTCGATTCCGCGCCGACCTACGGAGCGTCGATCATCACTGTGCGCCAGGGTGCAGTGGACGCTCGCGCCGAAGCCGTCGCATCACCGGTTGTCGAGCCGTTGGAAGTGACGGCATCCGGCGCGGCCGCCGCGAAGGCGGGTGCGACTGAGATGGTCGAGGCGGAGTCGTCTCGACCCGAGCTGCGGGGTGCGTCGAAGGTCGTCTCTGGCGGCCGAGGTCTCGGCTCGAAGGAGCAGTTCGTGCTCGTCGAGCAGCTCGCCGATGCGCTGGGCGCCGCGATCGGCGCGTCGCGCGCGGCGGTGGACGCTGGCTACATCCCGTACGCGCACCAGGTCGGGCAGACCGGTGTCTCGGTGTCGCCGCAGCTGTATGTCGCGGTCGGCATCTCCGGTGCCATTCAGCATCGCGCCGGTATGCAGACAGCCAAGACGATAGTCGCGATCAACAAGGACGGCGAGGCGCCGATCTTCGACGTCGCCGACTTCGGCATCGTCGGTGACCTGTTCAAGATCGTGCCGCAGGTGGTCGAGGCGCTCGAAGCGCGGAAGAAGTAG
- a CDS encoding electron transfer flavoprotein subunit beta/FixA family protein, with product MKIFVLVKEVPDTYGDRKLNLETGLADRAAGDVVLDEITERALEVALSFADKNDGTEVVALAMAPESSTASIRRALAIGAASAVHIVDEQLVGADLGLTAEVLAAAIRRAEPDLVITGNLSTDGSGGVIPAMLAEHLGYAQATALNAVEITAEGVAGTRAADDGSQAVSAPFPAVISITEALPDARFPNFKGIMAAKKKPLEVLSLDDLGISADPAAAPRTIMTSVSEKPPRAAGVKITDEGDAGTKLVEYLVQNRLV from the coding sequence ATGAAGATCTTCGTCTTGGTCAAAGAGGTACCGGACACCTATGGCGATCGCAAGCTGAATCTGGAGACAGGATTGGCTGATCGTGCGGCCGGTGACGTGGTTCTCGATGAGATCACCGAGCGGGCGCTCGAAGTCGCCCTTTCGTTCGCCGACAAGAACGATGGCACCGAGGTCGTCGCTCTGGCGATGGCTCCCGAGTCTTCGACAGCGTCCATTCGCCGTGCGCTCGCGATCGGAGCGGCATCCGCTGTGCACATCGTCGACGAGCAGCTCGTCGGTGCTGATCTGGGATTGACCGCCGAAGTTCTCGCCGCCGCCATCCGCCGTGCAGAGCCGGACCTCGTCATCACTGGAAACCTCTCCACCGACGGCTCCGGCGGCGTCATCCCCGCGATGCTCGCCGAGCATCTCGGCTACGCGCAGGCGACCGCCCTCAACGCCGTAGAGATCACCGCAGAAGGCGTCGCCGGCACTCGCGCCGCCGACGACGGCTCGCAGGCGGTCTCGGCACCCTTCCCGGCGGTGATCTCGATCACCGAAGCATTGCCCGATGCGCGCTTCCCGAACTTCAAGGGCATCATGGCGGCGAAGAAGAAGCCGCTCGAAGTGCTCTCCCTCGACGACCTCGGCATCTCGGCCGATCCTGCGGCAGCACCGCGGACGATCATGACCTCGGTCTCCGAGAAGCCCCCGCGTGCGGCAGGCGTGAAGATCACCGATGAGGGCGACGCCGGCACGAAGCTGGTCGAATACCTCGTGCAGAACAGGTTGGTGTGA
- a CDS encoding MarR family winged helix-turn-helix transcriptional regulator yields the protein MALPRPLPTDPLAEAKRQWLAHGWTDAADGMTVVTSVMRAQQLLLARVDAALKPFGLSFARFEVLRLLAFSRAGRLPLSSVVARLQVHATTVTSTAERLVRDGLIRREPHPHDGRAAMLSLTEDGRALVERATTALNSEVFSRPGMSSTDAADLVAIVARLRKDAGDFAEPRPQPDPL from the coding sequence GTGGCCCTCCCCCGTCCCCTTCCCACCGATCCGCTCGCCGAGGCGAAGCGCCAATGGCTCGCGCACGGCTGGACGGATGCCGCCGACGGAATGACTGTCGTGACATCGGTGATGAGGGCGCAGCAGCTGCTGCTGGCTCGAGTGGATGCCGCACTCAAGCCATTCGGCCTCTCCTTCGCGCGATTCGAGGTGCTGCGCCTGCTGGCTTTCAGTCGCGCAGGCCGACTGCCGCTGTCCAGCGTCGTCGCTCGCCTGCAGGTGCATGCCACGACCGTGACGAGCACCGCGGAACGCCTGGTGCGCGATGGCCTGATCCGACGCGAGCCGCACCCGCACGACGGGCGCGCGGCGATGCTGTCGCTCACCGAAGACGGCCGTGCTCTCGTCGAACGCGCGACCACCGCACTCAACAGCGAAGTGTTCAGCCGTCCAGGTATGAGTTCGACCGATGCTGCTGACCTCGTCGCGATCGTCGCCCGTCTGCGCAAGGATGCCGGCGACTTCGCGGAACCGCGCCCGCAACCGGATCCGCTCTGA
- a CDS encoding SRPBCC family protein: MAQFTLERVIRATPAEVFGAALDPGLHVESMARYGEIMVKGPAGGAFNEGSSVTWRARHFGLPFHLTSIVFDIDPPRRFCDRQTKGPFAAFHHEHVFEEHPEGTLMRDTVTFRSPFGPIGSLVDRLFMGEYMRRLIDERNEVLAASLEN; encoded by the coding sequence GTGGCGCAGTTCACTCTCGAACGCGTCATCCGCGCCACCCCCGCCGAGGTCTTCGGCGCCGCGCTCGACCCTGGGCTGCACGTCGAGTCGATGGCGCGCTACGGGGAGATCATGGTCAAGGGCCCAGCCGGCGGTGCCTTCAACGAAGGATCTTCCGTGACATGGCGCGCACGACACTTCGGATTGCCGTTCCACCTCACCTCGATCGTCTTCGACATCGACCCGCCGCGGCGCTTCTGCGATCGGCAGACGAAGGGACCGTTCGCCGCTTTCCATCATGAGCACGTCTTCGAAGAGCACCCCGAAGGCACGCTCATGCGCGACACCGTCACGTTCCGCTCGCCGTTCGGTCCGATCGGCTCGCTCGTGGATCGGTTGTTCATGGGCGAGTACATGCGGCGTCTGATCGACGAGCGCAATGAGGTGCTGGCAGCGTCCCTCGAGAATTGA
- a CDS encoding YdeI/OmpD-associated family protein: MTELHLKTVLEGHGPAAAIVLTDDQVASLGAGKAFPVVVDFGDRSIRLRLSRMGGQNMIGFSKAARAEAGVEIDEEIEVTIRPDTEERVIEIPPALAEALDADPAVRAAFENLPPSKRKEMARQIAEAKTEETRTRRLEKILDALGE; the protein is encoded by the coding sequence ATGACCGAGTTGCATCTGAAGACCGTGCTGGAGGGCCACGGGCCCGCCGCAGCGATCGTGCTCACCGACGACCAGGTCGCTTCCCTCGGGGCGGGCAAGGCATTTCCCGTGGTGGTCGATTTCGGCGATCGCAGCATCCGTCTTCGCCTGTCCCGCATGGGCGGGCAGAACATGATCGGGTTCAGCAAGGCTGCGCGTGCGGAGGCCGGAGTCGAGATCGACGAGGAGATCGAGGTGACGATCAGACCGGACACCGAGGAACGCGTCATCGAGATCCCGCCGGCGCTGGCCGAGGCTCTGGACGCCGATCCCGCGGTCCGCGCGGCCTTCGAGAACCTGCCGCCATCCAAGCGGAAGGAGATGGCGCGCCAGATCGCCGAGGCGAAGACCGAGGAGACCCGCACCCGCCGCCTGGAGAAGATCCTCGACGCGCTCGGCGAGTGA
- a CDS encoding enoyl-CoA hydratase-related protein, producing MTEYETILVEQRGRVGWITLNRPQALNALNSQLAQEVTAAAVAFDTDESVGAIVVTGSEKAFAAGADIKEMESMSAAEMRATDHFGSWSDFAAVRTPVIAAVSGFALGGGCELAMMCDIILAADTAKFGQPEINLGVIPGMGGTQRLIRAVGYYKAAEIILSGRIMGAEEAERAGLVSRVVPASDLITEATTLAETIASKSLPSLYAAKAALDAAMETPLAEGLAHEKQAFAALFDTVDQKEGMAAFREKRSPNFINQ from the coding sequence ATGACCGAGTACGAGACGATCCTTGTCGAACAACGCGGACGCGTGGGGTGGATCACGCTGAACCGCCCGCAGGCGCTCAACGCGCTGAACTCGCAGCTCGCGCAGGAGGTCACTGCAGCAGCCGTCGCATTCGACACGGATGAGAGCGTCGGTGCGATCGTCGTCACCGGGTCGGAGAAGGCTTTCGCTGCCGGTGCAGACATCAAGGAGATGGAGTCGATGTCGGCCGCAGAGATGCGCGCGACCGACCACTTCGGGTCGTGGAGCGATTTCGCTGCGGTGCGCACCCCCGTCATCGCAGCGGTCAGCGGCTTCGCGCTCGGTGGTGGCTGCGAGCTGGCGATGATGTGCGACATCATCCTCGCGGCTGATACGGCGAAGTTCGGCCAGCCCGAGATCAACCTCGGAGTGATTCCGGGGATGGGCGGAACGCAGCGACTCATCCGTGCCGTCGGCTATTACAAGGCGGCCGAGATCATCCTCTCCGGTCGCATAATGGGCGCAGAGGAAGCTGAGCGCGCTGGCCTCGTGTCACGGGTGGTGCCGGCATCCGATCTGATCACCGAGGCCACGACGTTGGCTGAGACGATCGCGTCGAAGAGCCTCCCTTCGCTCTATGCCGCGAAGGCCGCCCTGGATGCCGCGATGGAGACGCCGCTGGCCGAGGGGCTGGCGCACGAGAAGCAGGCGTTCGCGGCGCTCTTCGACACGGTCGACCAGAAGGAGGGCATGGCGGCCTTCCGCGAGAAGCGGTCACCCAACTTCATCAATCAGTAG
- the mmsB gene encoding 3-hydroxyisobutyrate dehydrogenase → MKIAFLGLGHMGLPMARNLQAAGHDVIGFDVMPAAREAAVAVGVPLAESGTDAATDADVVITMFPAGKHVIEAYEGGLLAAARPGTLFIESSTIAVDEAQAAHAMAIAAGHRNIDAPVSGGVVGAENATLAFMVGASDDDFAAALPLLEAMGKRIVHCGGPGLGQAAKVCNNMILAVSQIVVGEAFVLGERLGLSHDALYDVAANASGQCWALTTNCPVPGPVPTSPANRDYQPGFAGALMAKDLGLALQAIDQTSTDARMGRLAQEIYAAFAAGSGGGRDFSGIITDIRDGQV, encoded by the coding sequence ATGAAGATCGCGTTCCTGGGACTCGGACACATGGGCCTGCCGATGGCCCGCAACCTGCAGGCCGCGGGCCACGACGTGATCGGCTTCGACGTCATGCCGGCTGCGCGGGAAGCGGCGGTGGCAGTCGGCGTGCCGCTTGCTGAGTCGGGGACGGATGCCGCGACCGACGCGGATGTCGTGATCACGATGTTCCCGGCGGGCAAGCACGTCATCGAGGCGTACGAGGGCGGACTGCTGGCCGCGGCGCGACCGGGAACGCTGTTCATCGAGTCGTCCACGATCGCAGTCGACGAGGCGCAGGCTGCGCACGCGATGGCGATCGCGGCCGGACATCGCAACATCGATGCACCCGTTTCCGGCGGAGTGGTCGGAGCGGAGAACGCGACACTCGCGTTCATGGTCGGAGCATCCGACGACGACTTCGCGGCCGCGCTCCCGCTGCTAGAGGCGATGGGCAAGCGCATCGTGCACTGCGGCGGACCGGGGCTCGGACAGGCCGCGAAGGTGTGCAACAACATGATCCTCGCGGTCTCGCAGATCGTGGTGGGGGAGGCGTTCGTGCTCGGCGAGCGTCTCGGGCTCTCGCATGATGCGCTCTACGACGTGGCCGCGAACGCCTCAGGTCAGTGCTGGGCGCTGACGACGAATTGTCCGGTGCCGGGGCCGGTTCCGACGAGTCCGGCGAACCGTGACTATCAGCCGGGCTTCGCCGGCGCGCTGATGGCCAAGGACCTCGGGCTCGCGCTGCAGGCGATCGATCAGACATCCACGGATGCCAGGATGGGGCGGCTCGCGCAGGAGATCTACGCAGCGTTCGCGGCCGGCTCAGGTGGTGGGCGGGACTTCTCCGGCATCATCACCGACATCCGCGACGGACAGGTGTGA
- a CDS encoding acyl-CoA dehydrogenase family protein, giving the protein MITTTTEERAAILHAVREFTETELEPFAAERDEHHIFPTEALQRAGDLGLGGIYVDEEFGGTGLSRLDTVAIFEELAKGDPAVAAYISIHNMVVWMLDTYGSAAQRGEWLPQLTSMTGFGAYCLTEPGAGSDAAAITTSAIRDGDEYVLTGVKQFISGAGEAAVYVVMSRTGEAGARGISAFLVPGDAVGLSFGAPEKKMGWHAQPTRQVILDEVRVPASALLGTEGQGFAIAMSALNGGRLNIAACSIGGARWALDQARRYVHERFTFGEALAEKQSIVFAIADMETELHAARLLVQDGARAVDEHADDATVRCAMAKRFATDAGFRVANDALQLHGGYGYLQDYGIEKVVRDLRVHQILEGTNEIMRMIVGRDALKAAS; this is encoded by the coding sequence ATGATCACCACAACCACCGAGGAGCGTGCAGCGATCCTGCACGCGGTCCGCGAGTTCACCGAGACCGAACTCGAGCCGTTCGCTGCCGAGCGCGACGAGCATCACATCTTCCCGACCGAGGCGCTGCAGCGCGCTGGAGACCTCGGTCTCGGCGGCATCTACGTCGACGAGGAGTTCGGCGGCACCGGGCTATCGCGTCTGGACACGGTCGCGATCTTCGAGGAGCTTGCGAAGGGCGATCCTGCCGTTGCCGCGTACATCTCCATCCACAACATGGTGGTGTGGATGCTCGACACCTACGGCTCGGCAGCGCAGCGTGGCGAATGGCTGCCGCAGCTCACGAGCATGACCGGGTTCGGTGCGTACTGCCTGACGGAGCCAGGGGCAGGGTCCGATGCCGCAGCCATCACCACGAGCGCGATCCGCGATGGCGACGAATACGTGCTGACCGGAGTCAAACAGTTCATCTCCGGGGCAGGCGAGGCCGCGGTGTATGTGGTCATGTCGCGCACCGGCGAGGCGGGCGCCAGAGGGATCTCGGCCTTCCTCGTACCAGGGGATGCCGTCGGCCTGTCGTTCGGAGCGCCGGAGAAGAAGATGGGTTGGCACGCCCAGCCGACACGGCAGGTGATCCTCGATGAGGTGCGGGTGCCGGCATCCGCTCTGCTCGGCACCGAAGGGCAGGGGTTCGCGATCGCGATGTCGGCGCTCAACGGCGGTCGGCTCAACATCGCGGCATGTTCGATCGGCGGTGCGCGCTGGGCGCTGGATCAGGCACGACGCTACGTGCACGAACGGTTCACATTCGGCGAGGCGCTCGCCGAGAAGCAGAGCATCGTGTTCGCGATCGCCGACATGGAGACCGAGTTGCACGCGGCGCGGTTGCTCGTGCAGGATGGCGCCCGCGCGGTCGACGAGCATGCGGATGATGCGACCGTGCGGTGCGCGATGGCCAAGCGTTTCGCGACGGATGCCGGATTCCGCGTCGCCAATGATGCCCTTCAGCTGCACGGCGGCTACGGGTACCTTCAGGACTACGGGATCGAGAAGGTCGTGCGAGATCTGCGCGTGCACCAGATCCTGGAAGGGACGAACGAGATCATGCGCATGATCGTCGGACGCGACGCGCTGAAGGCGGCGTCATGA
- a CDS encoding CoA-acylating methylmalonate-semialdehyde dehydrogenase — MTRIIPHFVGGTLLTPKDGRFGDVYDPSVGRVQASVPLASASEVRRVIDDAEAAQPAWAATNPQKRARVLLRFLDLVQKNMTELATLLSSEHGKTFDDAKGDIQRGLEVIEFSAGAPHLLKGEYSTEAGTGIDVYSMRQPLGVVAAITPFNFPAMIPLWKAGPAIAAGNAFVLKPSERDPSVPVRLAELFLEAGLPAGIFNVVHGDKEAVDTLLTDPRIQAVGFVGSTPIAEYIYSTATAHGKRAQCFGGAKNHMVVMPDADLDQVADALIGSGYGSAGERCMAISVAVPVGDETADALAAKLTERVGQLRVGPALAEDVDYGPLVARSAVERVEDYIQQGIDAGATLLADGRGITVPGHEEGFYLGPTLFDHVTTDMSIYREEIFGPVLVIARAADYEEALAMASDHEFGNGVAIFTRDGDAARDFTARVNVGMVGVNVPIPVPIAYFTFGGWKRSGFGDLNQHGADAFRFYTKTKTVTSRWPAHGVRDGASFVIPTMR; from the coding sequence ATGACTCGCATCATTCCCCATTTCGTAGGCGGAACGCTTCTGACTCCGAAAGACGGACGCTTCGGCGACGTTTATGATCCAAGCGTCGGCCGTGTGCAGGCCAGCGTGCCGCTCGCATCGGCCAGCGAAGTGCGCCGCGTGATCGATGACGCTGAGGCCGCGCAACCGGCTTGGGCGGCGACCAACCCGCAGAAGAGAGCGCGAGTGCTGCTGCGCTTCCTCGATCTCGTTCAGAAGAACATGACCGAGCTTGCGACGCTGCTCTCCAGCGAGCACGGCAAGACGTTCGACGACGCCAAGGGCGATATCCAGCGAGGCCTCGAGGTGATCGAGTTCTCCGCCGGCGCGCCGCACCTGCTCAAGGGGGAGTACTCCACCGAAGCAGGCACCGGTATCGACGTCTATTCGATGCGTCAGCCGCTCGGTGTGGTCGCAGCCATCACGCCGTTCAACTTCCCGGCCATGATTCCGCTGTGGAAGGCAGGGCCCGCGATCGCCGCCGGCAACGCCTTCGTGCTCAAGCCCAGCGAGCGCGACCCCTCGGTGCCGGTGCGCCTCGCGGAGCTGTTCCTCGAAGCGGGCCTGCCCGCCGGAATCTTCAATGTCGTCCACGGCGACAAGGAGGCCGTGGACACCCTGCTCACCGACCCGCGCATCCAGGCCGTCGGATTCGTCGGATCGACTCCGATCGCCGAGTACATCTACTCGACCGCGACTGCGCACGGCAAGCGCGCGCAGTGCTTCGGCGGAGCGAAGAACCACATGGTCGTCATGCCGGATGCTGATCTCGATCAGGTCGCGGATGCGCTGATCGGCTCTGGTTACGGTTCCGCCGGGGAGCGCTGCATGGCGATCTCTGTCGCAGTGCCGGTCGGCGATGAGACGGCCGACGCGCTCGCCGCGAAACTCACGGAACGGGTCGGTCAGTTGCGCGTCGGACCAGCCCTCGCCGAGGACGTCGACTACGGGCCGCTCGTCGCACGGTCAGCCGTGGAACGCGTGGAGGACTACATCCAACAGGGCATCGATGCCGGGGCGACGCTGCTCGCCGACGGTCGCGGGATCACCGTCCCCGGTCATGAGGAGGGCTTCTATCTCGGTCCGACCCTGTTCGACCACGTGACGACAGACATGTCGATCTACCGCGAGGAGATCTTCGGCCCTGTGCTCGTGATCGCTCGCGCAGCGGACTACGAAGAGGCTCTGGCGATGGCATCCGATCACGAGTTCGGCAACGGCGTCGCGATCTTCACTCGCGACGGAGACGCCGCCCGGGATTTCACCGCTCGGGTGAACGTCGGCATGGTCGGCGTCAACGTGCCGATCCCCGTTCCGATCGCCTACTTCACGTTCGGCGGCTGGAAGCGCAGCGGCTTCGGCGACCTCAATCAGCACGGTGCCGACGCTTTCCGTTTCTACACGAAGACCAAGACGGTGACGAGCCGCTGGCCCGCGCATGGCGTGCGCGACGGTGCGAGCTTCGTCATCCCGACCATGCGCTGA
- a CDS encoding antibiotic biosynthesis monooxygenase: MSSIPITVSIRREVDPARISEATAWVQTGVNLANKHPGFLGSGWVRAGEDSQLWHMLYRFTSVETLDAWEQSPERTWWLSMGEGFVRSEHSRRRTGIEGWFDEPATGSIRIPDAATVEDAQPAPPRWKQAVTIWLGFFPVNLLFSLAMTPVPGWGELPLWLRVLATTIVLTPIMTYWVLPWVTRALRGWLSR; the protein is encoded by the coding sequence ATGTCCAGCATCCCGATCACCGTCTCCATCCGCCGCGAGGTGGATCCCGCCCGCATCTCCGAGGCGACCGCCTGGGTGCAGACCGGTGTCAATCTCGCGAACAAGCACCCAGGGTTCCTGGGCTCGGGATGGGTGCGCGCCGGCGAGGATTCCCAGCTCTGGCACATGCTCTATCGGTTCACGAGCGTCGAGACTCTGGATGCGTGGGAGCAATCGCCTGAGCGCACGTGGTGGCTCTCGATGGGCGAGGGCTTCGTGCGCAGCGAGCACTCGCGCAGGCGCACAGGGATCGAGGGCTGGTTCGATGAACCCGCGACGGGATCGATCCGGATTCCGGATGCCGCGACCGTTGAAGATGCACAGCCTGCACCGCCACGATGGAAGCAGGCCGTCACGATCTGGCTCGGGTTCTTCCCCGTCAACCTGCTCTTCAGCCTGGCGATGACGCCCGTTCCGGGATGGGGCGAGCTGCCCCTCTGGCTGCGCGTGCTGGCGACGACGATCGTGCTCACGCCGATCATGACGTACTGGGTACTCCCCTGGGTCACCCGGGCGCTGCGCGGGTGGCTCTCGCGCTGA